CTTTTTGTCCTGGTTTTCCTATTACCGCGGGTTTCTAATTCGCAGCAAACCAATAGCCGCAGTTATGTTATTTCCCGAATCTATAAGCAGTCGGGCAGTGACCCCAATGACATAAGCAAAGTGGTAACCGAGGTGCAGTACATAGATGGGCTCGGTCGTCCGCTGCAAAAAGTCGCGGTTGGTCAAAGTCCTTCCGGAGGTGATTTCGTATATCCCAATGAGTTCGACGCAGCGGGAAGGCAGCCTAAGCAATTTTTACCATATGTGTCTGCCGGAAGCGGCGCTTACCGGAACAATAGCACCACGGATGTAGTAACCTGGTATGGGGCCAATTCCGCGGGGTTGCAAGCCACTGATTTGGCGAGGCCCTATCATGAAAGTTTTTTTGAAGAGTCCCCGGCAAGCCGCATCAGCAAGCAGCGAGCTTCGGGCAACAAAAGCGCCAGCTCGGTTATCAGGTATAAAACCAACGCCACCAACCAGGTGAACCGCTATGATTACGACCCCGTCGCCAAAACGATCGTCCAGGTGGGCCAGTATCCAGCGGGCACGCTGATCTGTGAGAACAGCACGGATGAAGAAGGTCATGTCAGCAACGAGTTCACAGACCTGCTCGGTCAGATAGTTTGCCGCCAGGTGATTGCAGCAGCCGGGAGTACACTATCCACTTACTATGTACATGACGAGCTGGGTTTGCTTCGCGCAATTTTGCAGCCTAACTATCAGGATATCGTGTCATTAACTGACCATGCATTCACCTATGACTACGATGAGCGGGCGCGAATGATCGCGAAGAATGTTCCGGGTTTTGGTAAAACAGAATACGTTTATGACCAATATGACCGTCTGTCGCTATCCCGGGATCCCAGTCAAAAACAAAGGGGCGTATGGGGCTTCACGAAATACGACGCACAAAATCGTCCGGTTGCCGACGGTGAAATTTCCTCTGCATTGACCCGAACCGACTGGTCAGTTGTTGTGGATGCGAATACACAGCATCATGAAGAGCGGAATAATGGTGCCGTCGCTGGTTATACGCTGGATAAAACGGCACCCAAGAATGCGACCGAAGCCAACTTGCTTTCCATCCATTTTTTTGACGACTACGCTTTTTTAAAGGCGGCCAATCTTTCTTATTCCAATGTTTATTATCCGTCGAGTAATGCGAGTGTAAAGTCGCAGCCGACCGGCGGCCGCTTGAGGATGTTGCCCGGAAATGGCGCGACAGGTGGCTGGCTTACCCATAGCGTCTACTATGATGCCGAATATCGCGTGATCCAGATTGTTAAAGAACTGTATGATCTGGGAGCAGGTGGCATTGAACGGCAATCCATGCAATATAAATATGATCTCGCCCCGGTTATCGCAGCGCAAAAAACCGAACAGGTCCTGGGAGGCAATCTCATTAACACGCATCTTGCAACCTATGCCTACGACCATGCCGACCGCCTGTTAAGTGTGAAGGAAAAGGTTACCAATGGCGCCAAGAGCACGGAAGCATTTACTCTGGCGCAACGTTACAATGCATTAGGCCAGCTGCAAAGCAAATGGTTTCATTCTGACGACGGTTCCAAGTTCCGGCTTAAAACAATTTACACTCATAATATCCGCAGCTGGCTGGCAGAGGGTAAAACGGTTTATAAAAAGGAAGAAAACGGACCGGAGCGCTCTTATTACGGCTTCAACCTCGCCTATATCAACGGGGCAAATTATACCAACGGCAACATCAGCCAGATGCAATGGCTTGGCAAAGACGAGGCAGCCTTTACCAAAGGGCTCAGCTTCACTTACGATGGTGCTGACAGGCTCACCGGATCGACGGGTTTATTGGGTTATGCGGATACAGAAAAAAGCATCACGTACGACAAAAACGGGAACATCAAAACGCTCGTCCGGGCTGGTGCGGCAGTTGATAACCTGAGTTATGCGTACACCGGTAATAGGTTGACCGCTGTCACGGACGGTTCGGGAAGTAATGCGGGTGTAAAGAATGGCATAAGCAGCTACACGTATGACGAGAATGGGAATATGACCGGCGATGGCAACCGGGGCGCCACTTTGACTTACAATTATCTGAATTTGCCTAAAACGGTTAAAATCGGTGCAAAGACCTTCACGTATGATTATGATGCGGCAGGCGCAAAGCGAAAATACGTGGCCGATACCCTAACTTTGAAATATGCCGGGATGTTTGAATACCGACAGGTTGGGAATGTCAATAACCTGTACCGGATCGGGTCGGGTGAAGGACAGGTTGTTTACAAGGGAGGGAACCTTGTATTTGAATACTATTTAAAAGACCATCTGGGCAATGTCCGCATTGCATTTAACGACAAAGGGCAAGTTCTGCAAAAGACGGATTATTATCCGTTTGGGCTGAGTATTAACCGGGACGGGGCGGTACCGAAGGTACAGAACTGGGTAAACCGGTATTTGTATAATGAGAAGGAGCTGCAAGTGGGAAGTGGTTACCTGGATTACGGGGCGCGGATGTATATGGCGGAGATTGGAAGATGGGGAGTGGTGGATGGGATGGCGGAGATTTATGAGGGGTGGTCTCCATATCATTATGCGGAAAATAACGCGATCGGCAATATCGACCCGGACGGTATGGCGTCGTTTGGCGTCAATAGGAGTTCAGAAGACGAAAAATCGAATCCTGGGGCCTCGAGTAAGGGTAATCAGGTAATAGGTGATTGCCCAACCTGCCCGAAGGACAAGGCGTATGACATTTACCGGGATTCCGATGCGCTATTTACCTATGACAACAAAACAGGCATTGTGTTCAATGGGGACGGCAGAGGGGCGACAGTTTACGGGACAAAATACAATCAGCAAGCAACCACTATCGGTCTGCCGTTTTGGTATGGTTTACGTGGTATTGAAAATATCCCACAAATAGGCCTGAAAGGAATAAAGTTGGCCGTCACGGTACCTTTGATGGTACTGGCTTTGGTTTTGACTCCGACAACGGTGCAGGCTCCGGGGGTAAATCCGGCAATTGTGTACCATAAAATGCCGCCCAAAGTGCTACCTGGATTCCCAGGTGCAAAAAAAGTACCCTCAAAAAATCAAAGAACAAGGTGGGTTACACCTGATGGTAAAATTTTGGAATGGGATTATCAGCATGGCGATGTGGAAGTTTACGATAAACGGGGTAATCACAAAGGATCAGCAGATCCTAATTCTGGTAGAATGACAAAAGATCCAGTTCCAGGGAGAAAAACTAATAACTGATATGAAAATTAAAAGAGTAATTTTTGTCTACGACAAGACAAATGAAGATTTAATTGATGAAATATTAATTGATATATCTATTGAATCTTTAAAATCCATTTTTACGCCTTATGAGGATGACCCTAATTTAATTATGTCCTATGACATAACAGAAGAACAGACATCACAATTGCAATTATTTAAAAGCATAGATTTTGACTTTTTGAATAACATTTATCAAATGGAATGTTATCAAGAATAAACCAAAATACTTTTGATTAATAATATTTACCCAACGCCTTGGATCACCCGGGGTTGCTTTACGGCAAAAAATTTAGTCAGCAAGCGACCACTATTGGGCTGCCCTTGTGGTATGGTTTAGGCAGTATTACCGGAAATATCCCTCAAATAGGTCTGAAAGGGCTAAAATTAGTCGCCACAGTACCTTTGATGACATTGGCTTTTGTGTTGACGCCGACACCGGCCGGGGAAAATTCGACGGTGGATCAGTATGTTTTGAATTCAAAAGGAGGAAAGCAAAATTTATGGGATGATCAACTCTCACCTCTATCAAACCAACAACTTAAAGAAAAAGAAGCGGCGGCAAAAGGAGCAAAGGATACTCAACTTCAGCAAAAGATAAAAAAAGAGTGGAAAAGGCGAGGGGAATCGAATCAGCAAAAAAGAAACAGCAGAGGTTATTAATAAATAGATCGGAAATGAAAAAAAAATCATTTGACTTACAAACGAAGTCGGGAAATATTTATGAAATTCTTAATTCCAGTAGAAGGAAAGATTTTATAGAAAAATATCAATTCTTTCGAATAGACGGCAATAATGCCTTATATGAACAATGGATATCTGAAAATATGTCATCTACCACCCAAAATAGCGTTATAGAAGATATATTTAAATTGGCAGGCCTGGAATTTCTTATCCATTCATCTATAACAGAGTTTGGACTTAAAGTGCTGTCTGGTAGATATTCATATTTTACAAAACTAGAGTGTTTGGTCTACTATCTGACGGTCGGTGAGCTGCTGGATAGAGATCTTTTCATTAAAGCGGCGAATGTTGCAATTCGATACACGAGAAATGAATTAGTTAAGTTTCAGGCAAATTTGAATCTGGCCAGATACAATGATGACAATATTTATGTTGTTAAAGAATGGCTGATAACCACGCCTTATCCAACACTATTTTATAGAGTGAAAAATCTTCTTTGGCTATTTCCGGAGGACAAGAGGCTTCTTATTGCCAAAGTTTTACATGAAGTACTTTGTTCTAAAGAGTTTTCAAACGAAGTATTACAGGAAATATCATCCGGCATAAAACAATTAGGTAAATAAAGAAGTAGTAGCAAATTTATCATAGCATCTGAGAAACGAAAAAACTAGGTGGTTACTGATCGTATGCGATACAATTTCCCAAGGGCCTTGCCTTTGCTGATACCGCTTGCTTACAGCGTCCTGGACACTTATTTAAAGGGGCCATCGGTGATTGAGGATATTGCGCAGCTTTTGGAGCGGATGGGGGTGTCGAGTGAGGTGCTTAGGGGGCCGAGGCAATTGAACGCAAAGCCAACTCCCAAAACCAATGAAGAGGAGTTTATTAAATTACCAGGGAACCAAGGATATATTCATAAAAAGACAGGTGAAATATATAAAAAGAGCCATACAAGCCATGGGAACGCTGGTAACGTGGGTGAACAATGGAAAGTATGACCCAAAGGAACGACTGATTTTGGATCTAATTCCAAAAAATCGGTGCAAAGAACAACACTTGATGGAAACGGTAATATTATAGGAAATTAGAAAATATGAAATTCGACGATTTATATCAAAAAACCATTAAATACTACCCTACCAGTATTGATATTTCGGATGGGAAATTTTTAGAAGAAACAAATGGATTTCGTTTTGATAATTTGTCAAATGCATGGGACTTAGCGGAGTCTTATGCTGAAAATGAATGGCAAGATTTACTTATTTGGACAATTTTTGGATATTTACACAACAAAGCAAGAAGCCTTTTTACTAGTAAAGAATCAGAAATCATGACCTTGTCGACGGTAATTGATATTGAGGATTTGGAAATGGATTTCCTGAGTGATTTGCAAGAAGAAGGTTACGAAGATATGTTAAAGGAGTACTTAAAGTAAATAAAAAGCGCTCCACTTTGGAGTGCTTTTTATTTATACCGCATATTCCTCTTTTGCTCTAAAATCTCTGATAAAGGCATCCAGAAAGGCAAAAAACGGTTTTCTTTTCATCTTCAATTTTTTTTATCTAGAGAGGCACTTTGCCCTCATCTACCAGTTAATCCGGTATCTCCTTTTCCAAATCAAAATCAACTAAAAAAGAAAAACCGCAGCTTGCCATAGTGGCAAACAGCACTTTTGCCAAGCGTTCTTTGAAGCATTAAATTACTACCCCTTTGGGTTGAGTATAGACCGGAATAGCCTGATTACCCCTCAGGATGCCGTGAACGCGGTTAACCGCTATCTGTTTAACGACTAAGAATTCCAAGTAGGATTTCTTGATTATGGTGCAAGAATGTATATGCCTGAGGTGGGGAGATGGGGGGTGGTGGATGCGCTGTCGGAGAAGAACAATAATACCTCGGGTTATTCCTATGCCGTCAATAATCCTGTTCTTTTTACCGATCCCTTTGGTTTGGATACATCCAGAGCCAATGCGAATAAGCCAGTATATCAGGGTGATGTGATCGTTTTTGAGAATGGGTCGAGTGCTGTTCAAAGCGTGAATGAGCCACTATAAAGGGTCAGAAAGCAAACAGTCAATCAACGGATCTAACATTGCTTTCTCCGGGATCTTTTTCACTAGTTTTCGGCCCCAGAAGTATTCCGAGAGTACTGCCTTTGCTGATACCGCTTGCTTACAGCGTCCTGAACACTTATTTAAAGGGGCCATCGGTGATTGAAGACATTGCGCAGCTTTTGGAGCGGATGGGGGTGTCGAGTGAGGTTTTACGAGAGCCCGCGATACGAAATTCGGAGGATGTAGAAATACCTAAGGGCTATAACGAAACAAAAGAATATGGAAGGTTTAAGGGACAAAAGGTGTACAGAAAAGGAGAAAAGTTTATATCTCGAGACATTGGCCAAAAGATGGGTCAAGTCACAATGGCGGTGTTTGGAAATCGCTGAAGAGAGTTGGTAATAGATTAGAAAGAACCGGCACACTAGATAAAAATCTCAATAGAATAAAAGATTAACATTATGAACAAACAAGAATTTATCAGGGACTATAAGAAACTATTTTCTCAAAATAATGAATTTAAAATTCGATTTGAGATGGGAGGTAATATAAGAAGTAAAAAGAAACGGGTGAAACAAGT
This Dyadobacter sp. UC 10 DNA region includes the following protein-coding sequences:
- a CDS encoding DUF6443 domain-containing protein, which encodes MKNRHIYTLFVLVFLLPRVSNSQQTNSRSYVISRIYKQSGSDPNDISKVVTEVQYIDGLGRPLQKVAVGQSPSGGDFVYPNEFDAAGRQPKQFLPYVSAGSGAYRNNSTTDVVTWYGANSAGLQATDLARPYHESFFEESPASRISKQRASGNKSASSVIRYKTNATNQVNRYDYDPVAKTIVQVGQYPAGTLICENSTDEEGHVSNEFTDLLGQIVCRQVIAAAGSTLSTYYVHDELGLLRAILQPNYQDIVSLTDHAFTYDYDERARMIAKNVPGFGKTEYVYDQYDRLSLSRDPSQKQRGVWGFTKYDAQNRPVADGEISSALTRTDWSVVVDANTQHHEERNNGAVAGYTLDKTAPKNATEANLLSIHFFDDYAFLKAANLSYSNVYYPSSNASVKSQPTGGRLRMLPGNGATGGWLTHSVYYDAEYRVIQIVKELYDLGAGGIERQSMQYKYDLAPVIAAQKTEQVLGGNLINTHLATYAYDHADRLLSVKEKVTNGAKSTEAFTLAQRYNALGQLQSKWFHSDDGSKFRLKTIYTHNIRSWLAEGKTVYKKEENGPERSYYGFNLAYINGANYTNGNISQMQWLGKDEAAFTKGLSFTYDGADRLTGSTGLLGYADTEKSITYDKNGNIKTLVRAGAAVDNLSYAYTGNRLTAVTDGSGSNAGVKNGISSYTYDENGNMTGDGNRGATLTYNYLNLPKTVKIGAKTFTYDYDAAGAKRKYVADTLTLKYAGMFEYRQVGNVNNLYRIGSGEGQVVYKGGNLVFEYYLKDHLGNVRIAFNDKGQVLQKTDYYPFGLSINRDGAVPKVQNWVNRYLYNEKELQVGSGYLDYGARMYMAEIGRWGVVDGMAEIYEGWSPYHYAENNAIGNIDPDGMASFGVNRSSEDEKSNPGASSKGNQVIGDCPTCPKDKAYDIYRDSDALFTYDNKTGIVFNGDGRGATVYGTKYNQQATTIGLPFWYGLRGIENIPQIGLKGIKLAVTVPLMVLALVLTPTTVQAPGVNPAIVYHKMPPKVLPGFPGAKKVPSKNQRTRWVTPDGKILEWDYQHGDVEVYDKRGNHKGSADPNSGRMTKDPVPGRKTNN
- a CDS encoding DUF7683 domain-containing protein, which codes for MKIKRVIFVYDKTNEDLIDEILIDISIESLKSIFTPYEDDPNLIMSYDITEEQTSQLQLFKSIDFDFLNNIYQMECYQE